GCGCCGTCGACTGCTACAAAGATAGCCTGCGTCTGCGAGCTTGCCGCTTGGCACCTCTCGTTTTTGTCGGCGCGCATATGCTCAAATCGCATGGTCGCGCAGGACAATGCCGAGCCCGTCGACATTGAGAATTCCGTGGACTATTCCACTGCGCGAAACGCGGGCAAATAAGGGTTACGCGCAGGCCCAGTGGCGAGCTGCGCACGGCAACCAATCGCTCGTCCCTGTCCCATGGACATGCCGCGTCGACGTTGGCGTATCTACGGCACGACCGAGACGGTTATACGCGATGGACGCGTCGCGGAGCGAAAAACCCGCTGGCTTGCCGACTGGTAGTCGTGCTCCTTGGCGCTATAGATGTCAGTGAAGGACTGCGGATTACGATCCACCAACGGGAACCAACTGCTTTGCACCTGGATCATCAGGCGATGACCGCTGCGGAAGTTGTGGCATGTGTCTGGCATGGTGAACTTGATCGTCGTCGGCTCATTGGC
This genomic window from Pirellulales bacterium contains:
- a CDS encoding CocE/NonD family hydrolase C-terminal non-catalytic domain-containing protein, giving the protein ANEPTTIKFTMPDTCHNFRSGHRLMIQVQSSWFPLVDRNPQSFTDIYSAKEHDYQSASQRVFRSATRPSRITVSVVP